The Dama dama isolate Ldn47 chromosome 11, ASM3311817v1, whole genome shotgun sequence genome segment GTTGGGGGGAGGGCTGGACGTGGAGGTGCTGGGTGCGGAAGGTCACCGAGAGAAGAAGGCCTAGCTCCATTTGGGGAAGGGCCCAAGGGTCCAGAAGCCACGTGCTCGGGAGCAGACTGTCCTGCGGGAAAAGAGAAGCGCCCGGGACtcgaggagggggcggggagggagagtCGGAGGAGGCAGGTTCTGGGCagaagggctgggggtggggggaggcagagagCACGCGGACAAAGGAGGCGGCCGGCAGCCCAGCTGTTTTGAAAAATGCTTCCTGTTTCTTTAAAGGCGCTCGCGGCTCGGGCGGCCGGGGCTGGGGAGGCGGCGGCGCTGACTGATCTGGGGAACCGGGCTTCTGTGTAAACTGAGGCTAAACAAACACAGATGGAGCGCAGCGGGCGTTCTCCAGAAACGCTGGCACGGCGGCAGCGACTTCAGATGACACTCTGAGCGCTCCGGGAACGGACAGCCCGGCGGCGCAGCTGCCCCGGGGCgagggggagaaagggaggagggagggagggagcgagCGAGCAGGGGGAGAGCTGGCGACTCCGAGGCGCTGAGCGCGGCGGCCGCCGGGGCAGGCGGGCGCGCTTCCCGGGCAGCCCCACGCCCCTGCCTCGCGCGCTACCCGCGCCATGAAGCACATCCCGGTTCTCCAGGACGGGCCCTGGAAGACCGTGTGCGTGAAGGAGCTGAACGGCCTCAAGAAGCTCAAGAGGAAAGGCAAGGAGCCGGCGCGGCGCGCGAACGGCTATAAAACTTTCCGATTGGACTTGGAAGCGCCCGAGCGCGGCGCCACCGCCACCAACGGGCTGCGGGACAGAACCCAGCGGCTGCAGCCAGTCCCGACCCCGGTGCCAGCCCGGGTGGCGCCGGCCGCTCCCTCAGTTGGGGGCGCGGACACGGCCGGGGAGCGCGGGGGCGCCCGGGCGCCGGAGGTCTTGGACGCGCGGAAACGCGGCTTCGCCCTGGGCGCAGTGGGGCCGGGACTCCCCAcgccgcctccgccgccgccgccgccgcctgcgCCCCAGGGCCAGGTACCTGGGGGTCCCGAGACACAGCCTTTCCGGGAGCCGGGCCTGCGTCCCCGCGTCTTGCTGTGCGCACCGCCAGCCCGCCCCACGCCGTCGGCGCCCCCGGCGCCCCCAGAGCCCCCGGTGCGCCCCGCGCCCCCCACGCGCCCTGGGGAAAGTTCTTACTCGTCAATTTCACACGTAATTTACAATAACCACCCGGATTCCTCCGCGTCGCCTAGGAAACGGCCGGGCGAAGCTACCGCCGCCTCCTCGGAGATCAAAGCCCTGCAGCAGACCCGGAGGCTCCTGGCGAACGCCAGGGAGCGGACGCGCGTGCACACCATCAGCGCAGCCTTCGAGGCGCTCAGGAAGCAGGTACCGGTTCCCAGCCACACATCCTCACTGCGCTTGGGGATGGCTGCGGGAGTGGGGCGGGCGGGGTGGTGGGACTTTAAGGAGGGTGAGGGTGTGGATTAAAGGGCAAGTAATCCCCGCCCGGTCGGTCCCAGCGCCGAGACAGGTATGGGACCGCCTGGGGCAGAGACTTTTGCCACACAGTGGTATGGGTCTTAGTTTGCAAAGTCGGGATGAAGGTTCGAGATCTCTGGCCCTCTTTACTGCCACTTCCATCCCCTTTGGGGTGACCCTGTCTGCGAGTCTGACTTTAGCCCTCATAGTTCACTTTTATGGCAGCGAATATTTGTCTCCCGGAGGCCCTTGGGCGCCGTGAGGATTGGAGAGGGGAAATGTGGGAATCTGTCTCCGGTGGGTAAGGGCGAAGACCCTTTTTCTGGCAGACCCGGAATGCTGCTGAGGGGTGGTCCTGGTTTTGCCAGAATATAAATGTTCCGCCTTCTGGGGGAGCCTGTCGACCCCTTTTTAGCCCCGCCTCCCGGCAGGGTTGTCCCGGCCGCCCGGCCCTCAGGTTGCCTACACACCCTGCAACACCCCCCCGCTCCCACCACCACCTCGGTGTCCTTAAGGACCCTGGCTATAACCCTTCCCTGGGAATTGGCTGGAGAGAGTCTTTCCTGGAGATTCCCCTTTACTGCTGACCTTCAGCGCACATGGAAGAGGCAGGTCGGCTGAGCAGGGAACTGGTTGATAGGGGATCTTCAGAAACTGGTTCTGGAGTGGGTTAGGGGCTTCTTAGTTTAGGGCAGGTGGCAGCTGTCCTCACCAGACACTGTCTTctggggggatggggaggaatATTTGTCCAAGAATTCCCTGTAGTGGGGAGTGGCAGTTTTACAATTCCACTTAGACAAGATTGAGACTGCCCAGGAGTTCTAGACTGTTCATTTTCATAGAGCAAAGAGAGATCTAAGAAGTGAGTGGTAAGTGCCCTCTGCCTCCACCTCACACAGGGCATGGGGAAGGTTGAGGGGGTAGGTGGGTGTGATTGGTTTGAATGGTCAGGATTTCTGCTTGCTCTGCCGCTGACTTCCTGTGTGACTTCAGGAAAGTTACTCACCCTCTCTGGGCTTTAGCCAGTAACAAAGGATTTCAGAAAATATGATATTTTTGGATGACactctctctgcttcctcctgtGAGTGGGTCGGGCAGTGCCTGTATTCATCCCTGGGAGAGAACTTGAACTCCTGGGAAAAGAGGCTCTATGACTTTTGAGCCAAAGTGTCTCACTTGGGAATGGGTGAGCTGATTGGTCAGTGAAGTGGAGTGGAGTGGAGGGGTCAGATAGCTGTCACAGATAGTTGGGACCCTGGGCAGTGGGCCAAGTGGAGAATTCAGTCTCACCTTCAGGTAGCAGCCTGCTACCTGCCCCTCAGGATGGAAGGCTGAAATGACAAAGATATGCCTGTCCACCTGCTCACCTTGAAGCTAGGAAAACCCCTCAGATTGGGGAGGTCAGGTGCCCAGAGCATCACAGCTGGTGAGCAGCAGGACCAGGCTGGCACCCAGGCCCTCTGACTGCCAGCTCCGGGTTCTTTTTACTCCTCCAGCTGCCTCTTTCGATGCTGAGAAAATATTCATAGTCTTGTATGCTCAACTGCATCTCATTTGTCCAGTGGCTTTAACTTCTTTTAGTAATAAATTCCATCTTACCTGATCTTAACATCCCTGTCAGTTGGATTAACTTTCCACTTAATGGAATGTAAAACTGGGGCccggagaaagaaggaagaggactCTTCCCAAATCACCTAGTGGGTTAGGAAAGATGATAGAAATTTCTAGAATGCCCGCCCGGCCAAATGCTTCTCACAGTGTTGGCTGTATCAGTGTCATGGGCCCCCCAGCCGGACTTGCAGTGTCATTTGTAGTTGGAAGATGGGCAGACACAAGCCTGACTCTCTGAGACAGGATTGTTAATCCTGCTTTCCTTTCACTTCTGCCCTTCTTGTGggaaagttctgtggaaaatggacaaattcaGGGAGagagtgcgtgcacacacacaggtacacacagctgtgtgtatacacacaatcAGTACCCATGCTCTTAAGCACACACCAAGTGCTTGAACAGAAACATCCACTCCTGTTTGTTGCCCTCCCGGCCCAAAGCATCTGTCCTTTCCCCAGAAAGGCTGCTGTCTGTTATCTGGGAGCAAAAGAAATCGCTGGGGCACTTCTGGTCCCCAGAGCCCAGGGCCCAGGCCACACTCACCACATCCACATCACACAGCCCCTGT includes the following:
- the ATOH8 gene encoding transcription factor ATOH8 isoform X1; the protein is MKHIPVLQDGPWKTVCVKELNGLKKLKRKGKEPARRANGYKTFRLDLEAPERGATATNGLRDRTQRLQPVPTPVPARVAPAAPSVGGADTAGERGGARAPEVLDARKRGFALGAVGPGLPTPPPPPPPPPAPQGQVPGGPETQPFREPGLRPRVLLCAPPARPTPSAPPAPPEPPVRPAPPTRPGESSYSSISHVIYNNHPDSSASPRKRPGEATAASSEIKALQQTRRLLANARERTRVHTISAAFEALRKQVPCYSYGQKLSKLAILRIACNYILSLARLADLDYSADHSNLSFSECVQRCTRTLQAEGRAKKRKLLFLKQ
- the ATOH8 gene encoding transcription factor ATOH8 isoform X2, producing MKHIPVLQDGPWKTVCVKELNGLKKLKRKGKEPARRANGYKTFRLDLEAPERGATATNGLRDRTQRLQPVPTPVPARVAPAAPSVGGADTAGERGGARAPEVLDARKRGFALGAVGPGLPTPPPPPPPPPAPQGQVPGGPETQPFREPGLRPRVLLCAPPARPTPSAPPAPPEPPVRPAPPTRPGESSYSSISHVIYNNHPDSSASPRKRPGEATAASSEIKALQQTRRLLANARERTRVHTISAAFEALRKQVPCYSYGQKLSKLAILRIACNYILSLARLADLDYSADHSNLSFSECVQRCTRTLQAEGRAKKRKE